A single genomic interval of Musa acuminata AAA Group cultivar baxijiao chromosome BXJ3-4, Cavendish_Baxijiao_AAA, whole genome shotgun sequence harbors:
- the LOC135635568 gene encoding high mobility group B protein 14-like isoform X2 — MPPRNRRRKPRGSPPLLLRTTTATSPRSRPPLSSTIYFRKTFQQENPNVKSMRDIGKACGEKWKTMSFEEKVAYYDIATEKRAEFEKAMAAYIKRKESGEFSEGSDDYE; from the exons ATGCCTCCAAGAAACCGAAGGCGAAAGCCAAGAGGAAGCCCTCCTCTTCTGCTAAGAACGACCACCGCGACAAGCCCAAGAAGCCGCCCACCGCTTTCTTCTACTATCT ATTTTCGCAAGACCTTCCAACAAGAAAACCCAAATGTCAAATCAATGCGAGAT ATTGGTAAGGCATGTGGGGAGAAGTGGAAAACAATGTCATTTGAG GAAAAGGTTGCATACTATGATATAGCCACAGAAAAAAGAGCTGAGTTTGAGAAGGCTATGGCAGCATACATTAAGAGAAAG GAAAGTGGTGAGTTTTCTGAAGGATCTGATGATTACGAATGA
- the LOC103981602 gene encoding uncharacterized protein LOC103981602, whose product MLLDRESIDLVLVPAGLAILFGYHLLLLYRLFRFPHTTVIGYENHNKRAWVERMMQTTPEETAIALQVISSSISASTNLASLSIALSSLIGTWIGSSSKVLMSEVIYGDTSQTTSSVKYVSLLTCFLAAFTCFIHSARYLVHASFMLSTLDSDIPISYVQNAVIRGSNFWSMGLRAMYFATALLLWIFGPIPMFACSVFMVMILHLLDTNSTPLHHFRYHPNKGLEKRINARHASSILENPMYPPLP is encoded by the exons ATGCTGCTGGATAGAGAATCCATAGATCTGGTTTTGGTCCCGGCTGGGTTGGCCATTTTGTTTGGGTACCATCTCCTTCTCCTCTACAGACTCTTCAGGTTTCCCCACACCACTGTGATTGGTTATGAGAACCACAACAAGCGAGCATGGGTCGAGCGGATGATGCAG ACAACTCCGGAGGAGACTGCAATAGCTCTGCAGGTGATATCAAGCAGTATATCAGCATCAACCAACCTGGCCTCGCTCTCTATCGCTCTGAGCTCTCTCATCGGAACCTGGATAGGAAGCAGCTCCAAGGTATTGATGTCGGAAGTCATCTACGGGGACACAAGCCAGACCACGTCTTCCGTGAAGTATGTTTCCCTGCTCACCTGCTTCTTGGCCGCCTTCACTTGCTTCATCCACTCGGCACGGTACCTCGTCCATGCCAGCTTCATGCTGAGCACACTGGACTCGGACATACCCATAAGCTACGTCCAGAATGCAGTGATCAGAGGCAGCAATTTCTGGTCGATGGGTCTCAGAGCAATGTACTTTGCCACCGCCTTGCTGCTGTGGATCTTTGGACCGATACCGATGTTTGCATGTTCAGTATTCATGGTGATGATACTGCACCTCCTCGATACTAATTCCACTCCACTGCATCACTTCAGATATCATCCGAACAAGGGGCTGGAGAAAAGAATTAATGCAAGACATGCAAGTAGCATTCTTGAGAACCCGATGTATCCTCCACTTCCATAA
- the LOC135636124 gene encoding WRKY transcription factor 28-like produces MRPTLCRRPTCYITLYAFSGSSVPSHFLLPPSLHQKKRRGRVILFRSDSTPSILPQAIFMSGYHEREHFRSLFHDELAALFSQRPTDGAACISGGPSGSDTGAIFPAVTFTDVPLGSMMDNDALPRVFGLSCLAPLDALGPGGRTGSPELMVDVGNGSGSLTPAFGCGGRATTVTPNSSTSSLSAEAAGEEDADRCKKEEQQEEEGDTSKKVKKPNKQGERRQREPRFAFVTESEVDHLEDGYRWRKYGQKAVKNSPYPRSYYRCTTQKCPVKKRVERSYQNSTIVITTYEGRHTHRCPATVRGSTLLLPPPLMSTSFFQDLVMQQAHQLNSTANQMPPLQQLEFSHYGLLQDMVPSLAHHGQP; encoded by the exons ATGCGACCCACCTTATGCAGAAGGCCGACATGTTATATAACATTGTACGCATTCTCAGGTTCCTCCGTTCCGTCCCATTTCCTCCTTCCTCCCTCTCTGcaccaaaagaaaagaagaggaagggtTATACTCTTTCGATCTGATTCCACACCTTCCATTCTACCGCAGGCGATCTTCATGTCCGGATATCACGAGAGGGAGCACTTCCGCTCCCTGTTCCATGACGAGCTAGCCGCGCTCTTCTCCCAGAGGCCGACAGACGGCGCCGCCTGCATTAGTGGTGGCCCAAGCGGATCCGACACCGGGGCGATTTTTCCGGCCGTGACCTTCACCGATGTGCCGCTTGGCTCGATGATGGACAACGACGCGCTCCCTAGAGTTTTTGGCTTGTCATGCTTAGCTCCGTTGGATGCGCTTGGCCCCGGAGGTAGGACGGGGTCTCCTGAGCTGATGGTGGACGTTGGAAACGGCAGTGGCAGCTTGACACCCGCGTTTGGGTGCGGTGGGCGTGCGACTACAGTGACGCCCAACTCTTCGACCTCTTCATTGTCCGCTGAGGCCGCCGGCGAAGAGGATGCGGACCGGTGTAAGAAGGAAGAGCAACAGGAGGAAGAAGGTGATACGTCTAAGAAAGT GAAGAAACCCAACAAACAAGGAGAGAGAAGGCAAAGGGAACCCCGCTTTGCTTTCGTGACCGAGAGCGAGGTTGATCATCTCGAAGACGGCTACCGGTGGAGGAAGTACGGCCAGAAAGCAGTCAAGAACAGCCCTTATCCCAG AAGCTACTATCGTTGCACGACTCAGAAGTGCCCGGTGAAGAAGAGGGTGGAGAGGTCTTATCAAAACTCGACCATTGTGATAACCACTTACGAAGGGAGACACACTCATCGGTGCCCCGCAACAGTTAGAGGGAGCACACTGCTACTGCCTCCTCCGCTcatgtcaacgagcttcttccAGGATCTTGTGATGCAGCAAGCGCACCAGCTGAACAGTACGGCAAACCAAATGCCACCTCTCCAGCAGCTCGAGTTCTCTCACTACGGTCTCTTGCAAGACATGGTTCCTTCCTTGGCACACCACGGGCAACCATAA
- the LOC135635490 gene encoding pollen-specific leucine-rich repeat extensin-like protein 1 → MASGGSAGRAGASSSRSFDFGSDDVLCSYDDYAAQDISIGKRSDPPGRDLHESRIGRPLVNIYEQEDYSREDIISAVEKCMKKYADNLLRSLDGISGRLSQLEIFCYKLERSLGELRADFLQDQSEKDLKFKSLEKHLQEVHRSVQILRDKQELAETQKELAKLQLVQKESVEKNENAVARSVLDTKKLDDKPDIANQQLALVLPHQTSAPAVLPAGTSQPIQPYKELPVQHQVPVSPDIQQDQILMNQAGKYHLRHQTLPQDQCSQPMQYELHYVQARPQFQNNPIQAPPQQPLIANQNQPPSLPRQQLLPPQPGHPVPQQVVKLQQPASQAQIITQSPPSYPPYPSQPVNPVPETFPGSMPMQVPNPTVLQSGGIRPEVLPFGYGGTGSSVSQPPPLHNMQLPVVSQPPPLHNMQQQMQLPAVSQPPPLHNMQQQMQLPAVSQPPPLHNMQQQMQPPVSQNSIGPQFGKGGYMGSATYPPTPYNPQAYHPAYSYPPSNLPASRNQQGPPSNGPAPHYETRLMRNHPYGDMIEKAIGMGYDGNQVMSLVQRMAETGQPMDFNSLLDRLNGQAAGATPRPW, encoded by the exons ATGGCGTCTGGTGGATCCGCTGGCCGGGCTGGCGCCTCGAGCTCCCGATCGTTTGATTTCGGCTCCGATGATGTCCTCTGCTCCTACGACGATTACGCGGCTCAGGACATCTCGATCGGGAAGCGATCGGATCCTCCCGGGAGG GATTTGCATGAGAGCAGGATAGGAAGACCATTGGTCAATATTTATGAGCAAGAAGATTATTCCAGGGAGGACATAATATCTGCTGTCGAGAAGTGTATGAAGAAATATGCTGATAACCTACTTCGATCTCTTGACGGTATTAGTGGCCGGTTGTCGCAGCTGGAGATATTTTGCTACAAACTTGAAAGGTCACTGGGTGAACTTCGAGCTGATTTCCTTCAGGATCAGAGTGAAAAAGATCTGAAGTTCAAGTCTCTCGAAAAGCATCTTCAGGAA GTCCACAGGTCTGTTCAAATTCTGAGAGACAAACAAGAACTCGCTGAAACTCAGAAAGAACTGGCCAAGCTTCAACTGGTGCAGAAAGAATCTGTAGAAAAGAATGAAAATGCTGTTGCACGATCAGTCTTAGATACAAAAAAGCTGGATGACAAGCCAGACATTGCAAACCAACAGCTGGCCCTTGTTCTACCTCACCAGACTAGTGCTCCAGCGGTGCTTCCAGCCGGAACATCTCAGCCAATCCAACCATATAAAGAACTACCTGTCCAGCACCAAGTGCCTGTCTCTCCTGACATCCAACAGGACCAAATTTTAATGAACCAAGCTGGAAAATACCATCTTCGACATCAAACTTTGCCACAGGACCAGTGCAGCCAACCCATGCAATATGAGCTACACTATGTGCAAGCAAGACCTCAGTTTCAGAACAACCCAATTCAGGCACCACCACAGCAGCCACTGATAGCGAACCAGAATCAGCCTCCGTCATTGCCTAGACAACAGCTGTTGCCTCCACAACCAGGCCATCCAGTGCCACAACAGGTGGTGAAGCTTCAACAACCTGCTTCACAGGCTCAAATCATAACTCAATCGCCACCATCTTATCCTCCTTATCCATCTCAACCTGTGAATCCTGTTCCTGAAACATTTCCTGGCAGCATGCCCATGCAGGTTCCTAATCCGACAGTTCTGCAGTCTGGTGGAATTCGTCCTGAAGTTCTGCCATTTGGTTATGGAGGAACTGGCAGCTCAGTGTCGCAGCCACCACCCTTGCATAATATGCAGCTCCCAGTCGTGTCGCAGCCACCGCCCTTGCATAATATGCAGCAACAGATGCAGCTCCCAGCCGTGTCGCAACCACCGCCCTTGCATAATATGCAGCAACAGATGCAGCTCCCAGCCGTGTCGCAGCCACCGCCCTTGCATAATATGCAGCAACAGATGCAGCCCCCAGTGAGTCAGAACTCTATTGGACCACAGTTTGGCAAGGGTGGTTACATGGGTAGTGCAACTTATCCACCGACACCATACAATCCACAAGCTTACCATCCTGCCTACAGCTACCCACCAAGCAACCTTCCAGCTTCCAGGAACCAGCAAGGACCTCCCAGCAATGGTCCAGCTCCCCACTATGAGACTCGGCTGATGCGCAATCACCCCTACGGAGACATGATTGAGAAAGCTATTGGAATGGGATATGATGGGAATCAGGTCATGAGCCTTGTTCAGAGGATGGCTGAGACCGGTCAGCCTATGGATTTTAATTCTCTGCTCGATAGATTGAACGGACAAGCTGCTGGAGCAACCCCACGACCATGGTAA
- the LOC135635568 gene encoding high mobility group B protein 14-like isoform X1, translated as METRAKRAKATETATKPRKDASKKPKAKAKRKPSSSAKNDHRDKPKKPPTAFFYYLEDFRKTFQQENPNVKSMRDIGKACGEKWKTMSFEEKVAYYDIATEKRAEFEKAMAAYIKRKESGEFSEGSDDYE; from the exons ATGGAGACGAGAGCGAAGAGAGCCAAAGCCACCGAAACGGCGACGAAGCCGAGAAAAGATGCCTCCAAGAAACCGAAGGCGAAAGCCAAGAGGAAGCCCTCCTCTTCTGCTAAGAACGACCACCGCGACAAGCCCAAGAAGCCGCCCACCGCTTTCTTCTACTATCT GGAAGATTTTCGCAAGACCTTCCAACAAGAAAACCCAAATGTCAAATCAATGCGAGAT ATTGGTAAGGCATGTGGGGAGAAGTGGAAAACAATGTCATTTGAG GAAAAGGTTGCATACTATGATATAGCCACAGAAAAAAGAGCTGAGTTTGAGAAGGCTATGGCAGCATACATTAAGAGAAAG GAAAGTGGTGAGTTTTCTGAAGGATCTGATGATTACGAATGA
- the LOC135635491 gene encoding protein NUCLEAR FUSION DEFECTIVE 6, mitochondrial-like isoform X1: MAAAARSVLRSASIRGGAARVAAEAVAASRPQLRCLPKLRPAATSRFLRSPVEASFCVESLMPMHSATATALLTSMLNVSRRGYGWLSEAGNDDV; encoded by the exons ATGGCTGCCGCCGCTAGGTCGGTCCTTCGCTCGGCTTCGATCCGCGGCGGCGCGGCGCGGGTCGCGGCCGAGGCCGTAGCGGCCTCGCGCCCTCAGCTTCGCTGTCTCCCCAAACTGAGGCCGGCAGCCACCAGTCGTTTCCTCAG GTCTCCCGTGGAGGCAAGCTTCTGTGTGGAGTCGCTAATGCCGATGCACAGCGCAACGGCCACGGCGTTGTTGACCTCGATGCTCAATGTTTCGCGTAGGGGATATGGATGGCTCTCCGAAG CTGGCAATGATGATGTATGA
- the LOC135635491 gene encoding protein NUCLEAR FUSION DEFECTIVE 6, mitochondrial-like isoform X2 yields MAAAARSVLRSASIRGGAARVAAEAVAASRPQLRCLPKLRPAATSRFLRSPVEASFCVESLMPMHSATATALLTSMLNVSRRGYGWLSEGL; encoded by the exons ATGGCTGCCGCCGCTAGGTCGGTCCTTCGCTCGGCTTCGATCCGCGGCGGCGCGGCGCGGGTCGCGGCCGAGGCCGTAGCGGCCTCGCGCCCTCAGCTTCGCTGTCTCCCCAAACTGAGGCCGGCAGCCACCAGTCGTTTCCTCAG GTCTCCCGTGGAGGCAAGCTTCTGTGTGGAGTCGCTAATGCCGATGCACAGCGCAACGGCCACGGCGTTGTTGACCTCGATGCTCAATGTTTCGCGTAGGGGATATGGATGGCTCTCCGAAG GTCTGTGA